A portion of the Hoplias malabaricus isolate fHopMal1 chromosome 1, fHopMal1.hap1, whole genome shotgun sequence genome contains these proteins:
- the LOC136669483 gene encoding uncharacterized protein — MGNLCCPSNPCSNTVDEKKVLLSPSESKGSTKADGTEEVGFIPTGEDEESSQNEKELTEPDKEVFTDQPNVDNKAANVQSSYTATINSLHTEVSRAAQVSQSSSPGVSEEPVEAVLEITETKKEDGKGESQITAEDLSTSGDTHKAHKEAVLAEAAEEVKALITDNLLVNVDEAAVTRIKDGSKDDETTLEAAKVDTKLCKVEMNVQELDSKVDTENKAKVNVEKEADKINVKKEATKNGMENEAAKIDEENETAKVEVEKLAAGLDLKLEAEVEKKTSKIETKLEDMEMDVKNVIAEVETKKEATEVDVKEVAGVEAEKEAAVEEIETVSTEVNKENVKASVNVSVEKDVSQTMQHALNDSTANEHEEEDLIPPDVAQKMNKPDNSARENGQTESQTPPPVPTSDLVVVEKPLSAEVITEEPVGMLVHKLEEEHEKDIGADLTEVKEDNFLFKTQEHSEKVTCPVVEITHEHTPHNTENGQAEDLKDENSFNMDAALVSEMPQETELPQKTCEESSYIESKAQLPDTSAINNSTIENVDKSEIRHDEEDVEKVLEPIDKNQEAVDFLQNGFDSTTPAENSESTIAQGDFVEVKSIEPTGQRDDFTLGDHIQEVEEPEHQLSKNEKKKEEITSTVQDTVQKEDTESHKFQTGEIILSSSHAVEVALIPVNENEELEDEDLYRGAEEMEEELPKEKQSKPLLEFTIPGVEERCSLAAAVDILAYSEREWKGNTAKSTLIRKGYSEMSCSFTGLRRVRGDNYCALRATLYQALATTTQTPAWLLDEEFTALPEKLEAQEHWISGWTFPSECRKVGEKEDAVEKLKDYMELLQKRWQAAAESESPEEKQAVCERVFQGGAEEYGLLEVLKFLMFARAVELHGKMQAGEEVPVFCWLLFARDTSENPRTFLSNHLSQVGFSGGLEQVEMFLLGYALQHTIQTFRLYKTDTEEFVTHYPDDHKQDWPCVCIVTEDDRHYNVPIRKQAQHQLNHDLSALLPLL; from the exons ATGGGGAACTTGTGCTGTCCATCGAATCCCTGCAGCAATACGGTAGATGAGAAGAAGGTTCTGCTGAGCCCGTCCGAGTCAAAGGGCTCAACCAAGGCAGACGGGACAGAGGAAGTTGGCTTTATCCCAACAGGAGAAGATGAGGAGAG ctCCCAAAATGAAAAAGAACTCACAGAACCAGACAAAGAGGTTTTCACCGATCAACCGAATGTAGATAACAAAGCTGCAAATGTGCAGAGTTCATATACTGCTACAATAAACTCATTGCACACAGAAGTCTCTCGTGCTGCACAAGTTAGTCAGAGTTCTTCACCAGGAGTGTCAGAAGAACCAGTGGAAGCAGTCTTAGAAATCACAGAAACCAAGAAAGAGGATGGAAAAGGAGAGTCTCAGATTACTGCCGAAGACCTATCTACATCAGGAGACACACATAAAGCACATAAAGAGGCAGTACTAGCTGAGGCGGCAGAAGAAGTAAAAGCTCTGATAACTGATAACTTGCTGGTAAATGTGGATGAAGCTGCAGTGACTAGAATCAAGGATGGATCTAAAGATGATGAGACAACTTTGGAAGCAGCTAAAGTGGACACAAAGCTTTGCAAAGTTGAAATGAATGTGCAGGAGTTGGATTCTAAGGTGGATACAGAGAACAAAGCTAAAGTGAATGTAGAGAAGGAAGCagataaaattaatgtaaaaaaggaAGCAACTAAAAATGGTATGGAGAATGAAGCAGCTAAAATTGATGAAGAAAATGAGACAGCTAAAGTAGAAGTAGAGAAGTTGGCTGCGGGACTGGACCTGAAACTGGAAGCTGAGGTGGAGAAAAAGACTTCCAAAATAGAGACAAAGTTGGAGGATATGGAAATGGACGTAAAGAATGTGATAGCTGAGGTGGAGACTAAGAAAGAGGCTACTGAGGTGGATGTAAAGGAGGTGGCTGGAGTGGAAGCAGAAAAAGAGGCTGCTGTGGAGGAGATAGAGACGGTTTCTACTGAAGTGAATAAAGagaatgtaaaagcttctgttAATGTTTCAGTTGAGAAAGATGTGTCTCAAACCATGCAGCACGCTCTGAATGACTCTACAGCTAATGAACATGAAGAAGAAGATCTAATTCCTCCTGACGTAGcacagaaaatgaacaaaccCGATAACTCAGCGAGAGAAAACGGCCAGACTGAATCTCAGACACCTCCACCGGTGCCCACAAGTGACTTGGTTGTGGTTGAAAAACCACTGTCAGCTGAGGTGATCACTGAAGAACCTGTTGGAATGCTTGTGCATAAATTGGAGGAGGAACATGAAAAGGACATCGGAGCAGATTTGACTGAAGTAAAGGAAGATAACTTCCTCTTTAAAACTCAGGAACATTCAGAGAAAGTGACCTGTCCTGTAGTGGAAATTACTcatgaacacactcctcacaacaCAGAGAATGGGCAAGCAGAGGACCTGAAAGATGAGAACTCATTTAATATGGATGCTGCCCTTGTATCAGAGATGCCCCAAGAGACAGAGCTACCCCAGAAAACCTGTGAGGAATCTTCATATATTGAGAGCAAAGCACAGCTTCCTGACACCTCGGCCATCAATAACAG CACTATAGAGAATGTGGACAAGTCTGAGATCAGACATGATGAAGAAGATGTGGAGAAGGTTTTAGAACCTATAGACAAGAATCAAGAGGCTGTAGACTTTCTCCAGAATGGCTTCGACTCCACCACTCCAGCAGAGAACTCTGAATCCACGATCGCTCAAGG TGATTTTGTTGAAGTAAAGAGCATTGAGCCTACTGGACAAAGAGATGACTTCACACTGGGTGACCACATACAAGAGGTGGAAGAACCAGAGCACCAGCTGAGcaagaatgaaaaaaagaaggaagaaaTAACCAGCACTGTCCAGGACACAGTACAAAAAGAGGATACTGAAAGCCACAAGTTTCAAACAGGAGAGATTATTCTGAGCAGTAGCCATGCTGTGGAAGTCGCACTGATACCTGTGAATGAAAACGAGGAGCTCGAGGA TGAAGACCTCTACAGGGGAGCTGAAGAGATGGAGGAAGAGCTGCCCAAAGAAAAGCAATCAAAGCCTCTACTGGAGTTCACAA TTCCTGGAGTGGAGGAGAGGTGTAGTTTGGCAGCTGCTGTTGACATTCTGGCCTACAGCGAAAGGGAGTGGAAGGGAAACACAGCCAAGAGCACACTCATCAGAAAG GGCTATTCAGAGATGTCCTGCAGTTTTACTGGCCTGCGGAGAGTAAGAGGAGACAACTATTGCGCTTTGAGGGCTACTCTATATCAGGCGCTTGCCACCACCACACAGACTCCTGCTTGGCTGCTAGATGAAGAGTTCACAGCG TTGCCAGAGAAACTTGAAGCTCAGGAGCACTGGATTAGTGGATGGACGTTCCCTTCAGAGTGTAGGAAAGTAGGAGAAAAGGAGGATGCAGTAGAAAAACTGAAGGACTATATGGAGCTCCTGCAAAAAAGG TGGCAGGCAGCTGCCGAGTCCGAAAGCCCTGAAGAGAAGCAGGccgtgtgtgagcgtgtgtttcAGGGAGGAGCGGAAGAGTATGGTCTCCTGGAGGTGCTGAAGTTCCTCATGTTCGCCAGGGCAGTGGAGCTGCATGGCAAAATGCAGGCAGGAGAGGAAGTGCCTGTGTTCTGTTGGCTACTGTTTGCCCGGGACACATCCGAAAACCCCAGAACATTTCTTAGCAATCACTTGAGTCAGGTTGGCTTCAGCGGAGGGCTAGAACAG GTGGAGATGTTTCTACTGGGTTATGCCTTACAGCACACTATTCAAACCTTCCGCCTCTACAAGACGGACACAGAAGAGTTTGTGACGCACTACCCCGATGACCATAAGCAAGACTGGCCCTGTGTGTGCATTGTCACCGAGGATGACCGGCATTACAATGTCCCCATCAGGAAACAGGCACAACACCAGCTTAACCATGACCTCTCAGCGCTTTTGCCTCTCCTCTGA
- the otulina gene encoding OTU deubiquitinase with linear linkage specificity a: MSWVKAVTSSDDVFDEDEDDISLQNKEWRYNMEKRVKGGYRDGMDAGKEASLQVGFNLGYREGAVGMKAIGQLKGIVSALQCWCQSQPSRISQLSSITELLQRIDQHEQDLVDAMRKAQEQPPPSVTEVAGDMEDLAVDQSEDSGSFGCCRKDGDIDGCCKDGEMDCGGNDRDMTRSLFKISSQSLLQTGQSLKQLLQSCMELVTDMGLPEELIFHIQQLRHV, translated from the exons ATGTCGTGGGTGAAAGCAGTGACGAGTAGTGACGATGTTTTCGACGAAGACGAGGATGATATCAGCCTTCAAAACAAAGAATGGAGATACAATATGGAAAAGAGAGTCAAG GGTGGTTACAGAGATGGAATGGATGCAGGAAAAGAGGCTTCACTGCAGGTTGGCTTCAACTTGGGCTACAGAGAAGGTGCTGTGGGAATGAAGGCCATTGGTCAGTTAAAAGGAATCGTTAG TGCTCTACAGTGTTGGTGTCAGTCTCAGCCCTCTAGGATCTCACAGCTATCCAGCATCACAGAGCTGCTGCAGAGGATAGATCAGCATGAACAGGACTTGGTGGATGCCATGCGGAAAGCTCAGGAGCAGCCTCCTCCCAGTGTGACGGAGGTGGCAGGAGATATGGAGGACTTGGCTGTAGATCAGAGTGAAGACAGTGGAAGCTTTGGCTGTTGTAGAAAAGATGGAGATATTGATGGCTGCTGtaaagatggagagatggacTGTGGTGGGAATGACAGGGACATGACTAGAAGCCTGTTCAAGATTTCTTCACAGAGTCTGCTTCAGACAGGACAGAGTCTGAAGCAGTTGCTTCAGAGTTGTATGGAACTAGTGACTGATATGGGGCTGCCTGAAGAGTTGATATTTCATATCCAACAGTTGAGACATGTGTGA